In Bradyrhizobium sp. 170, the DNA window TGCCATCCGGCGAAGTCGGCGAGCATGTCCGCATGCGAACCCGGCGTTGTCCAGGACTCTTCGTGCCAGTCCTCGCGTTCGACCACGCCCACGAAGTTCATCAGCGTTCCGCGCCGTAAGGGATACTGCACGATGTGACGGCCGGGCCCGACCCAATTCGACGAGACCGAACGTGCTAGGCGGGGCGGCAGGTCCGCCATCGAGATGACGCCGCGCCATGCGACGAGGCCCGTGAATTCGGCGTTGTCCGAGCCATGCAGACCTGCACGGATCACGGAGTGGATTCCGTCGGCGCCGATCAGCGCGTCGGCTTCGGCGGTGCTGCCATCGTCGAACTGAAGGATTGCGCGCCCTCCTATGGTCTCGCATCCGACAACCTTATGTCCCAGACGAAGCGCGCCCGGTGCAGCCCTCGTCACCGCATCCGACAGGATACCCAGCAGGTCCGGCCGGAACATCGTGACGTAGGGGTGACCATAGGTCTGCACCGACACGGTCCCGAGATCGAAAGCGGTCCAGGCCTGGCCGGTATTCCACATCCGAATCTCACGCCGCTCCGGATGCGCGGCCTCTTCTATGACGCGGGTAGCGAGGCCGAGTTCGTGAAAGACAAGCATGCCGTTGGCGCTGATCTGCACACCGGCCCCGATCTCCTGAAGGACCGGCGCCTGCTCGTATATCTCGACCTCGAAGCCACGCTTGATGAGGGAAAGCGCCGCCGTCAACCCGCCTATGCCGCCGCCGGCTACGATGATTTTGGGTTTTCTGGCATTTTTCACAGCTTGCTGCCCTTTTTATGGGTGCCTTGCGCCAAGAGCAGCCGTTCCTCCTGAGCCAGCTTTTGACTCAAAGCCGACGTGGGCATTCGGTTCGCGAGAAAAGCCCCGGCGCGTCTCGTTCAAGCTATTCTGAAGTGATGCCGGCATCCTTGACTACTTTTGCCCAGCGCAGGCGATCCCTGGCGATCAGCTCTGCCAAACGTTCAGACGGGCCGCCCCGGGCAATCAAGCCTTGCCTATCGAGAACGGCGCGAACGCTCGGCTGCGCCAGGATCTCGTTAAAGACCGCATTGTAGCGGTCAACGATTTCCTTCGGTGTACCGGCCGGAGCAAGAACGGCATACCACAAATCGACGTCGAAATCGGTTACGCCAAGTTCGGCCAGCGTCGGGACTTGCGCCTGCTGCGCCCGAGCCTGGCTCCCGACGGCGAGGATGCGAATTTGTCCCGTCTCTGCGAGAGGAAGCGCGGTATGGATTGGTAAAAACATCACTGAGACGTGTCCGCCCGCGACGTCTTTCACGGCGCCGGCTGAACCCGCATAAGGAACGTGTGTCAGGTTGATCTGCGCGGTCAGCTTCAGGAGCTCCATGGCGAGATGTTGTGGTGTTCCCCGACCGGGGGACGCGTAGTTGATGTCGCCCGGCTTGCTGCGAGCCAGCGCGATCAGCTCCGAGAAAGTGCTGACGTTGAGCGAAGGATGAACAACAAGCGCAAGAACTCCGGTCGCGATCTCCGCGATCGGCACGAAGCTCGTCTCCGGATCGTAGGGGATCGAGCGATAAAGGCTCGCATTCATCACAAACGTATTGACGGTCACCAGCAGCGTCTGGCCATCGGGAGCAGCGCGCGCCGCTGCCTGGGTACCGATGTTGCCACTCGCACCAGGCTTGTTCTCGACGATCACCGGCTGGTTCCAGCGCTGCCGCAATTCCTCACCGAGGATACGCGCGAGGAGATCGGGCCCTGTGCCCGCCGAGAACGGAACGTTGAGCCGGATTGTTTGCTGCGACTGCCCCAGAGCCAGGCTTGGCATCATTGGAGAAAGGGCCATGGCCAGAATCCCCAGCACCGTGCGGCGCGAAAGCGTGCGACTTCCGGGCATAAATTCTCTCACTGCCATGGGTGTTCGTCGACGGATCACAACTAACAAAATCTCTTAATATGAGATTATGATGTAATGTACGCTGGTCTCGCGCACTGATTCAAGGTTTGATTCTGCCGGACGGGGGGAAGTATCTGCCGTAAACCGGCGCTAAGGCGGGCCGCGGGCCGAAATCGGAGCGATATCAGACCATGCGTCCTGAGGCATGAAGCCAACGAACAGTCTGGAACGGGTGCTGGCGGTTCTCGAGGTGTTTTCCGAGGAACGGCTGGAATGGATGCCTGAGGATTTGATGCGCGAGCTCGGCTATAGCCGGCCGACGCTGTACCGCTATCTGAAGATCCTGAAAGATGCCGGCTTCCTGATGTCGAGCCGCAACTCCGGCGTCACGCTAGGACCCAAGGTCGTCGAGATGGATTACCTGACGCGCCGCTCCGACGCGCTGGTGCTGCACGGCGTGCCCTATCTGAAAGAGCTGACTACGGCTTATTCCTGCACCGCCATGGTTTTACGCTGGTACGGCAACAAGATTCTCTGCGTGGTCTCCGAATCCTCCGCCAAAAACCCGATCAGTTCCTATCCGCGCGGACGACCGATGCCGCTGGGGCGCGGCGCGATCGCGCGCTCGATCATGGCGTTTCTGCCGCGGCCGCGACTGTTGCCGCTGGTCGAGCGTAACCTCGCCGACCTGCGCTCGGTCGGCCTCGGCGATACCGCCGAGGATGTCTTGAAAAGCCTGAAGAAGGTTCGCAAGGCCGGATTTTCCGTCGCCTATGGCGAGGTCACGCCCGGCGCGGTCGGCATCGCCGCACCGATCTTCGACGACCGCCGTTATCCGATCGCCAGCGTTTGCGTCACCATCGCCGGCAGCCTGGTGACCGGCGCCCTGATCGATCAGATCGGCGCCGAAGTTCGGCGCGTGGCGCTGCAGATCTCGGCCGATCAGGCCTCAGCAAAAGCAAGAAACTAAGTCATAATCTTACATTATAAGATTATTCTTGACTTGGCGGCGGTCCTACTCTCATTTTGCGGCGCCCGCGCGCTCGGCGAGGCGGATAATTCACGCCAATCGCAAGAAGCCAGGATGAACAAGCCCACCGCCCTCCCAACGCAAGTCGTCATTGTCGGAGGCGGGCCGGTTGGTCTTGGTCTCGCGATCGAACTCGGCCAGCGCGGCGTCAGGTGCATTCTGATCGAGCGCTACAGCAGTCCGCAGCAGATTCCGAAGGGTCAGAACCTGACCCAGCGCACGCTGGAGCACTTTTACTTCTGGGGTGCGGAGCCGGAGCTTCGTGCCGCGCGGACGATTCCGCGCGATTACGGCATCGGCGGCATGACCTCCTACGGCACGCTGCTGAGCGGCTACAAATATGATTGGCTGCAGCGTGAGTTGGTGCGGCCCTATTACTTCACCGACAACGAACGGCTGCCGCAATATGCCACCGAAGCGGTGCTGCGGCATCGTTTGAGCCAGTTGCAAAGCGTCGAGACACTCTACGGCTGGAGCGCCGCCGGCATCGGGCAGGACGCGGATGGCGTGCAGGTGACGATAGCCGAGCGCAACGGCGATCGTCGTCGCACGTTGCGGGCGGACTATGTGGTCGGCTGTGACGGCAGTCGCTCTTTGGTGCGTGATGCCGCCGGCATCACCCAGACCCTGTCCGACCACGACCGGCTGATGGTGCTGCTGGTGTTCCGCTCGACCGGCCTGCACAGACTGCTCGAGCGCTTCCCCAACAAGTCATTCTACAATGTGCTGCATCCCGACCTGAAGGGCTACTGGCAGTTCTTCGGCCGTGTCGATCTCGGCACCACCTGGTTCTTCCATGCGCCGGTGCCGCTCGGCACCACCAAGGACAATTTCGATTTCCGCCGCTATCTGTATTCGGCGGTCGGTGAGGAATTTGACGTCGAATTCGAGCACACCGGCTTTTGGGATCTGCGCGTCGCAATCGCCGATCAATATCGCATCGGGCGCGTCTTCATCGCCGGCGACGCCGCGCACGGCCATCCGCCCTATGGCGGCTACGGCATCAACACCGGCCTCGAAGACGCCGTCAATCTCGGTTGGAAGCTTGCCGCAGCGCTGCAAGGCTGGGCCGGAGTGGATCTGCTGGATTCCTACGGTGAGGAACGGCGGCCGGTGTTCGTGTCGACCGCGCGGGACTTCATCGAGAAGGCGATCCACAGCGACAAGGATTTCCTGGCTAAATTCGACCCCGCGATCGACAAGGATGCGTTTGAAGCCGAATGGCTGGCGCGCTCGTCCGGTGCGCGTTCCGAGGTTAATTCGTTCGAGCCGAATTACGAGGGCTCGTCTATCGTCGCGGGTCCGCCCGGCGCCACCTGCAGCGCGATCGGGTCGCATGAATTCGCAGCCCGAGCCGGACATCATCTGGCGCCGCGCCAGCTTGCGTCGGGCCGCAATGTCTTCGAGGAACTGTGCGCCGGCTTTACGCTGCTCGATTTCGGCGCGCCGGACGTCGCGATCGCTGAAATCAGGCGCGCCGCCGAGGCCAGCGGCGTACCGCTCAAGCTGATCAAGGATCACAGCGCGGAAAGCAGGGAATTCTACAAGACGACGCTGATCCTGGTTCGGCCCGATCAATTCATCGCCTGGACGTCGGATGGTGATGTGACGGACGCCGCCGGCATTATCCGTCGCATGATCGGCGGCTACCCCTGACAGCATACGCTCCGTCGTCAAATAAGAACAAAGCCAAAAGCCGGCAAGGAAACACAGGGAATCAAGGGTATGAGCCGTCATAGTGCCGCGCATTATTTCCTCGAAGGACTCGTCGACCTCGGCGTTAAATATATCTTCGCCAATCTGGGCACCGATCATGTCTCGCTGATCGAGGAGATCGCGCGCTGGGACCGCGAAGGCCGCAAGCATCCCGAGATCATCCTCTGCCCGCACGAGATCGTTGCCGTTCACATGGCTGGCGGCTACGCACTGGCGACCGGCAAGGGACAGGCGGTGTTCGTGCATGTCGATGCCGGAACTGCCAATGCCTGCATGGCAATTCAGAACCTGTTTCGTTATCGGGTGCCGGTGATGTTGTTCGCCGGGCGCGCGCCCTACACGCTGCATGGCGAATTGACCGGATCGCGCGACACCTATGTGCACTTCGTGCAGGATCCCTTCGACATCGCCAGCATCGTGCGGCCCTACGTCAAGTGGGAATATTCGCTGCCGTCCGGCATCGTCGTGAAGGAAGCGCTGGCCCGCGCCGGCGCCTTCATGCACAGCGATCCGCCGGGGCCGGTCTACATGATGCTGCCGCGCGAGACGCTGGCCGAGGAATGGGACGAGGCACAGATGCCGACCTATGTCCCCGCGCGCTATGGCGAGGTCGCGGTCGGTGGTATCGACCCTACCCGCGTCGAGGCCATCGCCACCCGATTAATGGCGGCGGACAATCCGATCGCGCTGACAGCCTATCTCGGGCGCAATGCGGACGCCGTCTCGGCGCTGGAGCGTCTCGCGCTTGCCTGCGGCATCCGGATCGCGGAATTCAACTCGATCGATCTCAACGTCTCGCAGGACTCGGCGTGCTTTGCCGGCTTCGATCCGCTGCCTCTGCTGGAACAGGCCGACGTCGGGCTGCTGCTCGATACCGACGTGCCTTTTGTGCCGCAATACGCCAAGCGCGTCGAAGCCATCGACTGGATCCAGATCGACATCGATCCGTTGAAATCTGATTTCCCGATGTGGGGATTCCCGACCGACATCAGGATTCAAGCCGATTGCGCGACTGTTCTGCGGCAAGTGCTCGAGGTGGTCGAGGCACGCGCGGATGACCTCTATCGCAAGCGCGTCGCCGACCGCATCGCCAGCTGGAGCGGTACCCGCGATGCAGCGGCGACGCGCCGCGCAACCGCGGCCGCGAACAAGGGCCTGCCCGGCGCGCTCAGCGCGGCCTATCTGTTCGCAACCTTGAACCGTGTGTTGTCGCAGGACGATATCGTCGTCAACGAAGCGATCCGCAATGCGCCGCTGGTGCAGGAGCAGATCCGTCGCACGCAGCCACACAGCTATGTCGGCCTCGCCGGCGGAGGGCTCGGCTTTAGCGGGGGCATGGCGTTAGGGCTGAAGCTGGCGCAGCTGGAACGGCGCATCGTGCAGATCATCGGCGACGGCGCGTTTCACTTCTCGTCGCCAGACTCGGTATTCGCGGTCGCTCAGCAATATCACATTCCGATTCTGACGGTGGTGCTCGACAATGGTGGCTGGCAGGCAGTTAAATCGTCGGTACAGCGGGTCTATCCGAAGGGCGTTGCCGCCGAGACCAATTCGTTTCAATCGCAACTGCGCTCGGGCCGGCAGGGCGAGCAACGACGCTTCTCCGATATCGGCCGTGCCTTCGGCGCGCATGGTGAATTCGTCAGCGAGCCCGATGAACTCGCCGCTGCGGTCGACCGCTGCCTCGCGGCTATCGACGGTGGAATCGCTGCCGTCCTGCATGTCCAGATCACGCCGCTCTAGCGGGCAATCCAGGCTTGTTCGCCGTGCACCAAGTTGTCGTCATTTCCATGCATTCTGCCCTGGGAGGGATCGAAATCATGAAAGCCTTTTGCCGCCTGGCGCTGGCCGCCATCTGTTTGAGCTATTCCGCCTTCGTGCATGCTGCCGACGAGGTGAAATACCCGACCCGCCCGATTCGCATCGTCGTCGGCTTCACGGCGGGCGGCGGCAACGACATCATCGCCCGCATCGTCGGACAAAAACTGTCGGAAAGTCTCGGCCAGTCGGTCATCATTGAAAACAAGCCCGGCGCGGGTGCGATCCTTGCCACCGAATACGTCGCGCGATCTGCACCCGATGGCTATACGCTGCTGGTCGGTGCCAGCGGCGCCATGGTGATCAACCCGGCAGTCTATGAGAAGCTGAGTTACGATACGATGCGGGATTTCGCCCCGGTGTCCGAGCTTGGCTCGTTTCCACTGATCCTAATCGTTAACGCGGCGTCGCCGTTCAAGTCGTTGGCCGATCTCGTCGCCTACGCCAAAGCGAATCCGGACAAGGCGAATTATTCGAGTTCCTCCGCCGCCTTCCAACTCGCGACCGAGCTTTTCAAGCAGAAGACCGGCGCGCCGATGCAGATGATTCCCTACAAGGGCGCCAACGATTCCGTCACCGCGGTGATCTCCGGCGAGGTGACCGCGACGATCGCCGATTCTGGACCGGTGACCAGTCAGGTCAACGGCGGTCTGGCCCGCGCGCTGGCAGTTGCCGCACCGAAGCGGATGGACGGCTTGCCCGATGTGCCAACCATGAAGGAAGCGGGCGCTGACGTCGAAGCGGTGTTGTGGAGCGGCATATTCGTGCCCGCGGCGACGCCACCCGACATTGTCAGGAAGCTGGAGGCTGAATTCGTCCGCATCGCGCGGTTGCCGGACGTTATCTCCCGCCTAAAATTGCTCAACATCGAGTCCGTCGGCAACTCGTCGGAGGAGTTTTCTCGCATCATCGCGACGGACCTAGAACGCTGGAGAGCGGTAGCCCGCGCCGGCAACATCAAGATGGCCCAGTAAAACGTTGTGCGCGGAGACGGGGAAATGGCCGAGCAGCTGCATGCTGATGTCGTGGTGGTTGGCGCAGGTCCGGTCGGGCTGACTTTAGCAATGGATCTGGCCTGGCGGGGCGTCCACGTCATCGTGCTGGAATCCCGCGCGCCGGGCGATCCGCCCAGCGTCAAGTCGAACCACGTCTCGGCGCGCTCGATGGAAATCTTCCGCCGGCTCGGCGTCGCGCAAGAGGTGCGTGACGCCGGATTGCCAGCGGATTATCCCAACGACGTTGTCTATCGCACCGCGTTTCTCGGCCGCGAAATCACGCGTATCAAAATTCCGTGCCGCGCCGAGCGCTACACGGCCAAGGACGGCCCGGATACCTGGTGGCCGACGCCGGAGCCGCCCCACCGGATCAACCAGATCTATCTCGAACC includes these proteins:
- a CDS encoding FAD-dependent monooxygenase yields the protein MKNARKPKIIVAGGGIGGLTAALSLIKRGFEVEIYEQAPVLQEIGAGVQISANGMLVFHELGLATRVIEEAAHPERREIRMWNTGQAWTAFDLGTVSVQTYGHPYVTMFRPDLLGILSDAVTRAAPGALRLGHKVVGCETIGGRAILQFDDGSTAEADALIGADGIHSVIRAGLHGSDNAEFTGLVAWRGVISMADLPPRLARSVSSNWVGPGRHIVQYPLRRGTLMNFVGVVEREDWHEESWTTPGSHADMLADFAGWHEDVQTLIAAIPQPYLWALKLRHPLSSWSVGRVTLLGDACHPTLPFLAQGAVMAIEDGYILSRALEAHGMDVAAAFRAYESARYERTSRVVNGSADNTKRFHNPLLGDPATAQAYVEREWAEDRLRERYDWMYRYDATAVAV
- a CDS encoding tripartite tricarboxylate transporter substrate binding protein; amino-acid sequence: MPGSRTLSRRTVLGILAMALSPMMPSLALGQSQQTIRLNVPFSAGTGPDLLARILGEELRQRWNQPVIVENKPGASGNIGTQAAARAAPDGQTLLVTVNTFVMNASLYRSIPYDPETSFVPIAEIATGVLALVVHPSLNVSTFSELIALARSKPGDINYASPGRGTPQHLAMELLKLTAQINLTHVPYAGSAGAVKDVAGGHVSVMFLPIHTALPLAETGQIRILAVGSQARAQQAQVPTLAELGVTDFDVDLWYAVLAPAGTPKEIVDRYNAVFNEILAQPSVRAVLDRQGLIARGGPSERLAELIARDRLRWAKVVKDAGITSE
- a CDS encoding IclR family transcriptional regulator, with product MKPTNSLERVLAVLEVFSEERLEWMPEDLMRELGYSRPTLYRYLKILKDAGFLMSSRNSGVTLGPKVVEMDYLTRRSDALVLHGVPYLKELTTAYSCTAMVLRWYGNKILCVVSESSAKNPISSYPRGRPMPLGRGAIARSIMAFLPRPRLLPLVERNLADLRSVGLGDTAEDVLKSLKKVRKAGFSVAYGEVTPGAVGIAAPIFDDRRYPIASVCVTIAGSLVTGALIDQIGAEVRRVALQISADQASAKARN
- a CDS encoding FAD-dependent monooxygenase, which gives rise to MNKPTALPTQVVIVGGGPVGLGLAIELGQRGVRCILIERYSSPQQIPKGQNLTQRTLEHFYFWGAEPELRAARTIPRDYGIGGMTSYGTLLSGYKYDWLQRELVRPYYFTDNERLPQYATEAVLRHRLSQLQSVETLYGWSAAGIGQDADGVQVTIAERNGDRRRTLRADYVVGCDGSRSLVRDAAGITQTLSDHDRLMVLLVFRSTGLHRLLERFPNKSFYNVLHPDLKGYWQFFGRVDLGTTWFFHAPVPLGTTKDNFDFRRYLYSAVGEEFDVEFEHTGFWDLRVAIADQYRIGRVFIAGDAAHGHPPYGGYGINTGLEDAVNLGWKLAAALQGWAGVDLLDSYGEERRPVFVSTARDFIEKAIHSDKDFLAKFDPAIDKDAFEAEWLARSSGARSEVNSFEPNYEGSSIVAGPPGATCSAIGSHEFAARAGHHLAPRQLASGRNVFEELCAGFTLLDFGAPDVAIAEIRRAAEASGVPLKLIKDHSAESREFYKTTLILVRPDQFIAWTSDGDVTDAAGIIRRMIGGYP
- a CDS encoding thiamine pyrophosphate-requiring protein is translated as MSRHSAAHYFLEGLVDLGVKYIFANLGTDHVSLIEEIARWDREGRKHPEIILCPHEIVAVHMAGGYALATGKGQAVFVHVDAGTANACMAIQNLFRYRVPVMLFAGRAPYTLHGELTGSRDTYVHFVQDPFDIASIVRPYVKWEYSLPSGIVVKEALARAGAFMHSDPPGPVYMMLPRETLAEEWDEAQMPTYVPARYGEVAVGGIDPTRVEAIATRLMAADNPIALTAYLGRNADAVSALERLALACGIRIAEFNSIDLNVSQDSACFAGFDPLPLLEQADVGLLLDTDVPFVPQYAKRVEAIDWIQIDIDPLKSDFPMWGFPTDIRIQADCATVLRQVLEVVEARADDLYRKRVADRIASWSGTRDAAATRRATAAANKGLPGALSAAYLFATLNRVLSQDDIVVNEAIRNAPLVQEQIRRTQPHSYVGLAGGGLGFSGGMALGLKLAQLERRIVQIIGDGAFHFSSPDSVFAVAQQYHIPILTVVLDNGGWQAVKSSVQRVYPKGVAAETNSFQSQLRSGRQGEQRRFSDIGRAFGAHGEFVSEPDELAAAVDRCLAAIDGGIAAVLHVQITPL
- a CDS encoding tripartite tricarboxylate transporter substrate binding protein, which encodes MKAFCRLALAAICLSYSAFVHAADEVKYPTRPIRIVVGFTAGGGNDIIARIVGQKLSESLGQSVIIENKPGAGAILATEYVARSAPDGYTLLVGASGAMVINPAVYEKLSYDTMRDFAPVSELGSFPLILIVNAASPFKSLADLVAYAKANPDKANYSSSSAAFQLATELFKQKTGAPMQMIPYKGANDSVTAVISGEVTATIADSGPVTSQVNGGLARALAVAAPKRMDGLPDVPTMKEAGADVEAVLWSGIFVPAATPPDIVRKLEAEFVRIARLPDVISRLKLLNIESVGNSSEEFSRIIATDLERWRAVARAGNIKMAQ